The following is a genomic window from Onthophagus taurus isolate NC chromosome 1, IU_Otau_3.0, whole genome shotgun sequence.
ttaaaatagatttaaaattaatacaaaattgtgTATTCACCTTTTCGTTTTAATTGAAGTtcttgttccttttttaaatattttccttgTTCTTCAACAACAGATTTACTATCACTACACCCTGCATAAATATCCAACAATTCTTTATTGAGTTCTACGAAAGAATGTCCCCAAGAAAATTTATCCAAATAATGTTTAGCTTCCTTTTTATAACCAATAATATACAAAGTAGCTGCAATTGCTTCTACACAACTCAACTGACAAGGACGTCCGTAATTTATCGGATTAGCGGCTActaaaaatggtaataaacgTCCATGTTGAGGTTTTAACGCCCCAAGAGGTGTCGAATCGATTTTAGCCCATGAACAATCAACAACAGCGATTCCTTTAGATTCTAGGATGTCTTTATCTGCAGGGCTTACGCATTTTTCAGCTGTTGGTGTTAATACTAAACCCGGGAAACGTTGTTTGATTTTAAGCGGTCTTACTAGTCCTAAACGTGCTAATTTACGCCCTGAACATTTTTTTGGGTCGCATTGATTAAAATCCCACATTGCTACgggaaaattaatttgtatctCATCTTCTTCACTTGAATCGTCTTCAAGTTCTAAAGAACCTATTGTATCTTCTAATGTTGACATAATCTTAaatagtttattattttaattaaaacgtttcaaaatacacataacctcaaacgctTCGGAACgtcaaaataaacttgattgaggttatgtatgTTATGTtgtcaaattcaattttattgtaaaatttttgttataacacTAAAGAAAAACTATTAAGTCTTAAAATTACGTGATTATAAAACAACGTAAACGTCCATTTTGGGGTTTTAACGCCCCAAGAGGTGTCGAATCAATTTTAGCCCATTAACAATCAACAACAGCGATTTCTTTAGATTCGAAGATGTCTTTATCTGCGGGGCTTACGCATTTTTCAACTGTTGGTGTTAATACTAAACCCGTGAAACGTTGTTTGATTTTTAAGGGGTCTTACTAATCCTCATAGATAACTTGTACTAATCCTAAACGTGCTAATTTACGCCCTGAACACTTTTTTGGGTGGCATTGATTAAAATCCCACCTCGCTACGGGAAAATGAATTTGTATCTCATTTTCTTCACTTGAATCATATTCAAGTTCTAGAGAATCTATTGTATCTTCTAATGTTGACATAATCttaaatagtttattttaattaaaatgtttaaatacacataacctcaaaagtTTCGGAACGTCAAAATAAACTTCATTGAGGTTATGTATGttgtcaaattttattgtaaaatttttgttataatactaaagaaaaattattaagtctTAAAATTACGTAATTATAAAACGACGATATGGATGACGACATttataataagttaaaaaattcagctttttcaaaaatgacaaGAGTGAGTCCAAAAAATAATAGAGTAACATTAGGACCGGAAGCAATAGCAACATGTTCAACaccaaaaaagaaagtgcAAAAGTTGGCGCAAAccccaaaaacaaaatatacaatatctAACATAGCAAAACCATCTCCGATGAGTCGATTAATAGCAGGGTTGGAGAAGTTAAAAATGGAAGATGCATATGAGGCAATAAATCAAAGGCATCAACAATTGGAGGAGTTTGAAaaggaacaaaaaaataaaatgaaacgtGCATGGCATTTACAACAACAATACATGGTGGCAAAAGTTCAAgaccaagaatttttaatttatcaagcATTAGAAGAGCATAATAAAAATgctgttaaaaaaaacgaaaagttgCTTGAGTATTATCAAGAAATAGCTGAGAGACGACgaaaaaaagatgaagaattacaagaaaaggagcaacaaaaaaaggaattattaagaattatCGATGTTTTAAAAAGAGATCACACCGAATTTAGGGAGGGTTTCCAAGAAATTGTCAATTTGACAAAAACCCAAGATTCTgtctatttaaaaactaatttaggACATAtctcaacaaaattaaaagtattaaacGGAAAAATGGATGAGGTTGTTGGAAAATGTAAAACTGGAAATGTTAGTCAAGAAGATGTGGTTCAATCGAGTAATAATTTAACAGAATTAAGAggtttacaaaataaaatcgttaatgaactagaaacagaaaaaagatttaaagaagaaaaaataaaagaggcaaaactaaaagaagaaaaattacgagaggaaaaattaaaagaagagaaactaaaagaaatggAACGTTTAAAACAGGAACAATTAAAAGAACAGAAATTAAAAGAGGCGgctaaaaaagaagaaattaaatcaaatccGATCCAACAACCaggaagtttaaaaaaattagatgataTTGTTAGTATGAAttcattaaaacaatattCAGAACTCCAAGATTTTCAAGTAAATGTACAAAACTCTTATAATCAATTAGAAAAAGATGAgagtttaaaacaatttaaatttgattgtaAAAAAGCGATAAACATCCCTGTAAATGCTATTTCCGGGTTAAACCCCCAACatcttttagataaatacAATAGATTATCTCAACTTTTAGCCGGAAAATCAGTACAAGTTGgtgataaacatttttcagCTAGTATTCACCCTCAGGGTATTCTATATTGCATGGATTTATTGGCGAAAAAATTCGTTTTACAAGGTGATCTAATGATATCGAGTAATCCTGAATCTGCGTTTTATTATGGAACGATTATAGTTTCactttggaatcaatttcccgattttggaaaattaattttagccCATTTTCATAAACAGTGTCCTTATCTAGTTCCCATTTATTTACCGAAATCAATTGATCAAACAGATAGGGATTATTATGAAAGTTTGGGGTATAAATATAACGAAGATGGAACTGTTGAGAAACaagacaaatttttaaaacgaatgATTGGAATTATACGTTTATATGCAGCCGTTATCATAAGTTTTCCCAAAAAGGACCAAGGTAGAAAAAATCCGTTGGGTTTAACAGAAGGTTGGAGATGGTTAACAGcttttctaaatttagaaCCAAGAGTGGATGTTACGGCTACATTATTACAAGCGTTTTTAGAAACGAGCGGATTTCAAATGCAAGCGCATTATGGAAAACAATTTGTTAAGttgatgaaatattttcaagttaaATTTATGCCAATGTTGAAGAAGATCGATACTGGTGGGCCATTTACACGTTTAGAAGGTCTTTTACGCGAATATGTTAAAAGGGGACAATTTGAAAAACCTGGGGGAATTTTAAAAGAGGGcttttggtgatttttatttcaataaaaaaatatctctgAAAATTACTATTTTTCTGCGACTAtgtataattatatttaatttagcaTATTAAACACTtcattttaagttaaaataaatattttgaatacttttttttttaattattaataaaccctacaaaacttaatttatttttaactccaaAAAATATCTACGAATGGCTGGATAGACAATCTCTGGTCTGATTAGCaaaacgccaactctagcaatggatgttctgcttggcctatctcctttgCATTTGCATATGCTCCGACATGTCCTTCAGCATGTGCTTTCAGATTATACCAAGGTCCGTTGAGTACGGGGTGAGGTAGGAAACGTGACGTCATTGGAGGAAaagtataatataatatacaggtgcccattatgtatggaatatagtatatatcttggtaagtatcaactttataaaaaaaaacaatctatacaaaagttgtttaatattttgttttccataaatttttaaaaattgtttaagaaaatttaactaataacatgAATCTATATCCGAAATATCTATATCCGAAATCGTCAAGACTAgatatagaactagaaacattcgggtttagccgtcttttgagacgtgcagctaaacccgaatgattctagttctaggtctaatgttagttttatttcagtaaaaataGACAACAATTGAACGCTTAGTagtaattaaaactagaactaacactagacctagaactagagaaattctgaagacgcacggctaaacccgaaagttttctagtgttagttctagttttaatgcaataaaaatatacaacatagtgatatctagcaacatcatgtttggactcattttaaagttttttttaataaaaaatacatcacgaaagaacaccatgaagttgtccatttgtctattatatgataaataacttcagatttaaaatgtcaacctcaattttgacatatttgctatcttcattaaaaatcctttaaaatgagtacaaacacgacatatttatcttcaatattaatgcagttatggtcaacttccggttagaaatgttaacgtcaattttgacatacttGTAATTGtcgtaaaaaatcctttaaaatgagcccaaacatgatacgtttaattccaatattagtcgagatataagcaacttccggtttaaaatgtcaatgtcattttgataaattcttaatttttataaaatgtcttaaaatttataacaaaaataaaaaaaaataaaaattaaggttggtactaatatttaataattaaattgcaatttttattgttgctaacttcgggtttatcggtttttttattcaaacttttttgttttttgagataagtgcgtcaaatttggactcattttaaaggttttttaatgaagatgacaaatatgtcaaaattaaaagttgaaagttcgaactttttggttttttgagataaatgcgtcaagttttcactcactttaaaggttattttatgaagattacgaatataataataaaattaaagttgacattgacaactgaaagtttttttcacgactaaacctgtctgtttctagttctaggtcttgtgttagttctagtgatagtgctagtgtaaaactagaactatcactagaccaagatctagaaatattcgggtttagccatgcgtctttAGACTTTTCTAAGTTCTTGTCCAAGACGCCCG
Proteins encoded in this region:
- the LOC111417606 gene encoding mRNA export factor Gle1 — its product is MDDDIYNKLKNSAFSKMTRVSPKNNRVTLGPEAIATCSTPKKKVQKLAQTPKTKYTISNIAKPSPMSRLIAGLEKLKMEDAYEAINQRHQQLEEFEKEQKNKMKRAWHLQQQYMVAKVQDQEFLIYQALEEHNKNAVKKNEKLLEYYQEIAERRRKKDEELQEKEQQKKELLRIIDVLKRDHTEFREGFQEIVNLTKTQDSVYLKTNLGHISTKLKVLNGKMDEVVGKCKTGNVSQEDVVQSSNNLTELRGLQNKIVNELETEKRFKEEKIKEAKLKEEKLREEKLKEEKLKEMERLKQEQLKEQKLKEAAKKEEIKSNPIQQPGSLKKLDDIVSMNSLKQYSELQDFQVNVQNSYNQLEKDESLKQFKFDCKKAINIPVNAISGLNPQHLLDKYNRLSQLLAGKSVQVGDKHFSASIHPQGILYCMDLLAKKFVLQGDLMISSNPESAFYYGTIIVSLWNQFPDFGKLILAHFHKQCPYLVPIYLPKSIDQTDRDYYESLGYKYNEDGTVEKQDKFLKRMIGIIRLYAAVIISFPKKDQGRKNPLGLTEGWRWLTAFLNLEPRVDVTATLLQAFLETSGFQMQAHYGKQFVKLMKYFQVKFMPMLKKIDTGGPFTRLEGLLREYVKRGQFEKPGGILKEGFW
- the LOC111417607 gene encoding uncharacterized protein — protein: MSTLEDTIGSLELEDDSSEEDEIQINFPVAMWDFNQCDPKKCSGRKLARLGLVRPLKIKQRFPGLVLTPTAEKCVSPADKDILESKGIAVVDCSWAKIDSTPLGALKPQHGRLLPFLVAANPINYGRPCQLSCVEAIAATLYIIGYKKEAKHYLDKFSWGHSFVELNKELLDIYAGCSDSKSVVEEQGKYLKKEQELQLKRKDERDFPPSSSSDDESDEKT